Within Marinomonas mediterranea MMB-1, the genomic segment CTGGCTCGCCTTCTGGTCGAAGCCATCAATTTTCAGTTGTTACATTGGGTGATGATAAATGGGTTGTTGATGCTGGGTTTGGTTCGAATACTCCGATAGCGCCGTTACCGTTAATTCTCAATCAAGTCATTAGCATTAGAGATAAAACTTATCGTTACGTCGAGGATGCGTGCCTTGGGATTTTATTCCAAACTAAGATAGAAGGTGAGTGGGCTGATTTATACAGCTTCGATTTAGGCTATGTTTGTCAGGGGGACCTTGATTACGCGAATCATTTTACATCGACTCACCCTAACTCTTTTTTCTTTTCTGCACGTGTCGCGGTACAGCCTCTTAGCAATGGAATGTATTCATTGTATAACTTTACGCTTAAGAAGATTGAAGGAGACCGTACCGAGGTGATTGAACTATCGCCTGGAGAGTCTTATATGAAGGCATTGGAAGATTATTTTGGTATTGTCTTAGATGCGTCTTACGACCAGTTGAAACATGTTCCAAGTACATAGGCTGCGATACCCGCATTAGCTTCAATTCGTCGCCGTTATGCTTCTTCTTGGGCTCATTTCGTGCCAAAAGATGTACAAATTACATGTAATGAAGAAACGGTTTTTTACTGTTGGGGCGATAAAGACGTTGAGTTTCATCGTTGTAATTCATGTGGCTGTGTTACTCATTATGTAACAACAGAAAAGTGCGTTGAAGAAGTCTAGCAGTCAATGTGAACATGGCTGACATCGACGTGCTTTCAAGTATTCCAGTCCGAAAAATTGACGGTGCTCCGTATTAATATATTTCCTAAATGGGGAACTTCGAGCGTTTGTAAAAAGCGGCGTAGATGCGCTTAAGGATATAGATACATGAGACCAAGTGCAATGCTGGTGCATGTCCAGAATGTAGAAGAAGCACTCGCATGGTATGAGCGCGCTTTTAAAGGTGCAAACGCTCCGTTGGCCGAATGGATTCATATGCCCAAATTGTTTGACTCATAGTGTTCCCTATACCCTTCCTAAAAATAAACTGAAATGTTCTCAGTGTCGAAAACAAACTTCTGTAACGGCAGGAACTATTTTTGATAAAACGAGAACGCCTCTTAAAGATTGGTTTGCTGCGATTTGGTATCTCACAAATCAAAAAAATGGTGTAAGTGCTCTTGGTATACAACGTCTACTTGGACTTGGTAGTTATCAAACTGCTTGGGCAATACTACATCGATTGCGTTACGTAATGATCAATTCAGAAAGAGATAAGTTATCCGGAATTGTTGAAGTAGATGAAACCTTCGTAGGATGTATAGTCGATATAAATCAACAGGATAAGAAGAAGTTTGTTGTGTTGATTGCGATAGAGTTAATAGAGCCAAAAGGGTTTGGTCGTATCAGATTACGACAAGTAGATAGCGCGACAAAAAGAAATATTGAGGAATTTATAGCGGACGTTATTGAGCCAAATAGTCAAATTCATACAGACGGTTCCGCGATTTATAGCTCGGTTGATAACATGGGATACTCAAGAAAAAAGACCGTTCATCTTGGTTCAGATATACCTGCACACGAAACCATGCCAGGAGTTCATAGAGTGGCTGCTTTGTTGAAACGCTGGCTATTGGGAGCCTACCAAGGTGCCGTTCAAACCAAGCAGCTTGATTACTACTTGGATGAATATACCTTTAGATTTAACAGAAGAAAATCGCGGTCTAGAGGGCTATTATTTTATCGATTACTTGAGCAATCAGTAGCAACAAAACCCTTAACCTATGAGGGCATTAAAACGAGGTAAACACTAGATATAGTGTCTGGTTGCTCTAAATGGATAGCCCTTATAAATTAACAGTGTTTTTCTTTGGAAAAAGGAGTTTCCGTATGCCGCGCCCAAGAAGTCAACAAGTCAGTTTGTCTGACACCCCTTACTACCATTGTATTTCGAGATGTGTTCGCCGCGCTTTTCTTTGTGGAGAGGATTCTGTCACGGGCAAAAGCTTTGAACATCGTCGCGGTTGGATTGAAAACCGTCTTTTATTTCTTGCTCAAATATTTTCCATAGACGTCCATATATGTCTTGGGAACCTGCTGGCGATACGACGAAGTGGATGGGTTTAGCGCTTCGTTGGCCTTCAATATAAGCGATTTCAAAAAACTCTTAGTAAGAGTCCAAATCGATAAATAATATGTTATGGTCAGACATGCTAGCCTCCATTATTTAGTTGTATAAACGCTAATTATGGCTCTGGTTTTATACTAATCTGCGGAATTGGAGGCTAGCCCCCGTGGGGATTCATTATGTCTATACGTCCGAAATGTACTCAATCATTATTTACATAATATGGAGAAGAGCAAGTGAATAAAATACTCGTGGCAGGAGCAACTGGTTACCTTGGGATGCACATTGTTAAAAACCTTGTTGATAGAGGTCTTCATACTACGGCACTTGTTCGCACCCCATCAAAATTTAAGGACCTAAACTTACCTGTTAGTTTATTGAAAGCTGAGGTAACAAATCCATTAAGCTTGGAAAATTGTTGTGATGGTATTGATGTAGTGATTTCAACATTAGGCATCACAAAGCAGACTGACGGATTGTCTTATATGGACGTTGATTTCCAAGCAAATCTAAATTTACTTAATGAAGCGAAACGTGGTGGTGTCAAAAAATTTATATACATCTCCGTTCTTCACGGAGAAGAGTTAAAAGCATTACAAATCTGTAAAGCAAAAGAGAAGTTTGTTGAGGAACTCAAAAAGTCAGGGTTGGACTACTGCATAATCCGCCCTAGTGGCTTCTTTTCTGATATAACTGAGTTTTATAATATGGCGGAGAAAGGCCGTATTTATTTGTTTGGTAATGGCCAATTGAAGTCTAACCCTATTCATGGTGATGATTTAGCCAAAGTATGTATTGATTCAATAAATGGCGACACAAAAGAAGTTGAAGTGGGCGGCCCTGAAATACTGAGTCAAATTGATATTGCAAAGATAGCTTTTGAGGCTGTGAATAAACCTTTGAAAATAACATTCATTCCTGATTGGATTAGGCGGGTTATACTGAGAACGTCAAAGCTGTTGCTAAGTACTAGTAAATACGGTCCGATAGAGTTTTTCATGAATGTCATGGTTATCGAAATGAGTGCGCCAATGTACGGGAAGCAAACGTTAAAAGATTATTTTCTTTCTTTGAATAACGAAAGAAGCATATAAAAAGTTGCTCAAGAAAGGACGTAAAACGCTTGGCTTGCGGCCTACGTACGGTCAAGTGTTTTTCGCGTCTTAGCATCCTAAGAATAAACATTTTATTGAGGTATGTATTCCAGTAGGGCCTCTACAATATAGGCTTAGTGGTATAAATGGATATAACAATGGCGGTTGAGAGACTTGCTTTCCACGGCGTTTGCGCTATTCATAGCAGAAGCCTCTCGTCGCTACGGCACGTTAGCGGTCAATAGCGGTAGAGATTCGCTTAAGAACAGAGAGCGTTGCCGTAAGTTCTACTTTGGTGATATCAGTTGAGCATTTTGTCGCCCACCCTAATTGCTTTTCTTCCAGCGTCGAGAATACGGCGCCTCCAAGTTTCGAGAGGCTTATCAGTTTTGCTCGCTTGTGGTCTGGGTTTTCGTTGAACAACAGCAGTTCATCGTCATACATGGCGTCAACAAGCCGTTGTACCGCTTGTCTTGTTAGCCCCATGCTTTTGGCTATTTGTGGCACAGTTTGCGGTTCGCCAGCTAGGGAGAGGGCTCCCAAGACCTTCCAACGGGCACTCGTAATGCCAAATTCTTGGCCCATTTGATCACCTTCACTGACAAGAAGCCCTCCTAGTTTGAATACTTCAAGAACAATTTCGGTGAACATTGTACCTTTTTTGGACTCATTCATCTGTCATCCTCCGGATAAATTGACAACATGTTGACAACATTGGTTGCTGCCCACATAATGACAATATGTTACCAACTATTCCTTCTGGAGGAAACCATGATGCTCGTACTCCATCGGCTTGCAGCGCTTATAGCTGTCTCGTGCATAGCCACTTTTTTTTCAACAACTATTTTTGTTATTATTTTAGGAACTTTAGAGTCTACTGCGAATCTGAAAAGTCTTATTGTATGGCCAGGCCTATTTATTCTTGTCCCTTCCATTGCATTAACTGGTGTTAGTGGTTTCGCCCTAGCTAAAGGGAGAAGCGGAAAACTCGTACAACAAAAAATGAGGAGGATGCCGTTTATTGGTGTCAATGGAATATTGGTGCTAATACCTTGTGCCGTATTTCTTGATCGTTGGGCATCCGTTGGCACTATTGATACCAACTTTTATATAGTGCAAGGCATTGAATTGCTTGCTGGTGCAATCAATCTCATTCTAATGGGGTTGAATATGAAAGATGGCCTTAGAATGAGTGGTAGATTTAGGTAGTCAACGGAAAAAATGCCAACAAGAGCGTCAATGCGGAGTGCCAAAAGTGTATGCCAAGGTTTCGTGCAGATTAACTAAGCGTTAATTTCTAAAGGGAGAGTGTATTGAAAACCATGAAAATTGTTACAGCTTTACTTTTTCTAGTGGTATTTGGCAGTGGTTATGCATATGCCAATTTAGTAAGACTTGCATTGATTGACTTTTCAGATTTTAGAAAAATTGAAGACAATGTATACCTTTCGAAATCCCTGCCTAAAGATGCTGAAAAAAAGACTTTGGCTCTATTGGAAAACGCCAGACAGCGAATTGCTGCCAAGTACGGCGACCCCGTTGCATCCCCCGTCACGGTGGTGTTAGGAAATAAAAAAGAACAAGGACGATATGGGCTTAATGGCCCTCCAGGAACTTTTTTGTTTGCTCCTTGGGGTGGTTACTTATTGCTAGCATTTGATAAGGCCGAAATTGATGTAACAGCACATGAGTTGGTTCATGCTGAAATTTTCAGCAGGGTTGGTTATTTCAAGCGGCAATTTGAGATTCCCGCATGGTTCGATGAAGGGGCGGCAATGCAAGTAGACTACAGGAAGAAATACACATCCTTCAATGCTATTGATCAAGCAGAATTTACTCAGTTAATAAGTCTTGACACGCCTGCTAAATTTTGGACTAGCGATAAAAATCAGAATATTGATAATTATCGAAAATCAAAAGCAGCAATAGCAAAGCTATTTATATCTACTGATGAAAAACTCTATTCTTTGTTGGAACAAATTAAAAGTGGGGAAGGTAGTACTGTAATATCAACTGTTGTAAATGAAACTAATAAGGCATTAGAGCGAACAAAGCGCTGAATACAATAGTTTAAATAAGACACCTGTTTTTTGTAAAAACGTCGATATGTCGTGTTGGCACACGCATTTTACACCAAGTTGGGTTTCGAAGACCTTTCAAAAACAGAACTGCGGGAGATGATTTTGAATAACGAGTGGGACGAGTATGCTGAAAACTGGGATATAGATCCGACGGTTGAAGAGTATGCGAAGAATGCATTTTCAGTACTATTAGAAAATATCGATATAAACGGGCTTACAGTACTGGATTTTGGTT encodes:
- a CDS encoding SDR family oxidoreductase, which codes for MNKILVAGATGYLGMHIVKNLVDRGLHTTALVRTPSKFKDLNLPVSLLKAEVTNPLSLENCCDGIDVVISTLGITKQTDGLSYMDVDFQANLNLLNEAKRGGVKKFIYISVLHGEELKALQICKAKEKFVEELKKSGLDYCIIRPSGFFSDITEFYNMAEKGRIYLFGNGQLKSNPIHGDDLAKVCIDSINGDTKEVEVGGPEILSQIDIAKIAFEAVNKPLKITFIPDWIRRVILRTSKLLLSTSKYGPIEFFMNVMVIEMSAPMYGKQTLKDYFLSLNNERSI
- a CDS encoding MarR family winged helix-turn-helix transcriptional regulator, which produces MNESKKGTMFTEIVLEVFKLGGLLVSEGDQMGQEFGITSARWKVLGALSLAGEPQTVPQIAKSMGLTRQAVQRLVDAMYDDELLLFNENPDHKRAKLISLSKLGGAVFSTLEEKQLGWATKCSTDITKVELTATLSVLKRISTAIDR
- a CDS encoding arylamine N-acetyltransferase family protein, with amino-acid sequence MKQFKFNPSDYTKRVGISSAVSVTRDSLHDLHAAQLLSIPFENFDICLNQGVSLDPSHIYDKLVYRWRGGYCYELNGLMLMALKHYGFDAQPILGRVHLSGSPSGRSHQFSVVTLGDDKWVVDAGFGSNTPIAPLPLILNQVISIRDKTYRYVEDACLGILFQTKIEGEWADLYSFDLGYVCQGDLDYANHFTSTHPNSFFFSARVAVQPLSNGMYSLYNFTLKKIEGDRTEVIELSPGESYMKALEDYFGIVLDASYDQLKHVPST